The nucleotide window ACCCTATAAGGTCATTCTTGAAAAAGAGGCGTTCTACGAGAAGCCTCAATATCTTGCTTAATTTCTGAACACATCATCTAGCCTGCCGCTGAATCGGCAGTATTCCATAGGCCCCGCCGCCCAAGGCAGGGGCTTTTTTGTTGCTCATTTTTAGTAAAAATAAGTAGTAGCTTCTCGTTAACTTGGCGTCATCGTGTTGCGGGAAGTCATCCTGATTCGTTATTGTAATTCATAGCTTTATTTCATTGCTTGTAATTACTTCTGTAGCAGACTGTATTGTATAAAGGTTCATTTGTTTATGGCCTTAGGTTTCCTGCAAAACCCATAAATTATACCTTATTTTGGAGCATGCTTGTCCTTAAATCCCTAGCTTCATTCACTATCTGTACCTTTAGGAAAATGCGGTAATGTGTGCTTCCAATATTTCTCGGTTGTATTGTGTATCTCCATTACATATATTGATTATAATATAGGAACACATGTTCTGTAAATATAAAATTCCAATTAAAGGTTAAGGAAGTGAACATATGACATCCTCAACTTCCGCCCCATCCCCTGCGGATGAAGACCATCGTCTGATCAAAGGTCTGGTTGTGCGCACGCTTTTGCTGGATGTACTTGAACGAGATATTCACACACTGGATACGTTGCTGCTGAAGATGCCCGAAGTCTACATTCTGTCGCTGACCCGCATTCAGAACAATGTGCTCAAGGAGATGTTGGCCCTTCGTAAACAGATGAGAACACGCGGTGTCAAAGTACTGGAAGAGAAACGGGAAGCCGAGGGAATCGAAACTCTGTATATGTGCAGAGGGTATTGGCAACGCTTCTATATGCTGTGGACATTCGCACGCAATGAAGTCAAAAAAGAACTCAGTCGGCATCTGCAGATGGACTTGGCGCAGACTTGATACAACTCTAACAATATTGAACCCATCCCCAGCAAAACAAGTTGACCACGGAAGGTTACGTTCATTAAGATGGAGAAGAGATATCCAACCATTCCAATAAGTCATGAATCGATTTCAATCGGATAAATTCTCAACGTCTTATCAATCAAGGAGCTGTACTTCATGGATTTGAATACACATTCGATTAAACAAACAACCGCACATACAGGCATTGCCGCAGATGTAACCGAACTGATCGGCCAGACACCTGCCGTTAAACTAAACAGACTCACAGACAGTGACTCCGCTGACGTATATGTGAAACTGGAATACTTTAACCCAAGCGGTAGCGTCAAAGACCGTGCCGCCTATAACCTGATCGTTCAAGCTGAACGTGCGGGACACTTGCTCCCTGGTGCTACCATTATCGAACCGACGAGCGGCAATACCGGGATTGGTCTCGCGATGAATGCCGCTGCCAAAGGATATAAAGCCATTCTGATCATGCCGGACAATATGTCCAAGGAACGCATCAACATTCTGAAAGCCTACGGCGCAGATGTGGTGCTCACCCCTGCTGCGGAGCGGATGCCAGGTGCGATTCGCAAAGCGAAAGAGCTTCAGGCAGACATTCCGGGCAGCTTCATTCCGCAGCAGTTCGAGAATCAGGCGAACCCGGACATTCACCGGATCACCACGGCTCCCGAGATTATGCAACAGATGGATGGCAGGCTGGACGCCTTCATCGCCACGGCGGGAACCGGCGGAACCATTACCGGAACCGGGGAAGAACTGCGCAAGCAGTTGCCCGATATCCGCATCTATGCGGTAGAGCCCAAAGGTTCTCCGGTGTTGTCCGGTGGCGAGCCCGGACCACACAAGCTCGTCGGTACAAGTCCGGGGTTCATTCCGGACATCCTGAATACCGACGTGTGGGATGCCATCATCCAGGTGTCCGATGAGGACGCACTGGATACGATGCGGCAGCTTGCTGCTCGGGAAGGGCTGTTGCTCGGCCCTTCCTCTGGCGCTTCGGTGTGGGCCTCCCTTCGTATCGCGAAGGAACTGGGGCCGGGGCACCGGGTGCTCTGCATTGCGCCGGATACCGGGGAACGGTATCTGAGCATGGGTATTTTTTAAAACAGCATAAATCTGTACACATCAAAAAGGGGCTTCCATGTCCCATAAGTCATGAGCATGACAGAGGCCCTCCCTTATTAGCGCTCATTGGTCATTGGTTCTAATGAACCTGACACACGCTATTCGCTCCTATTTGCGCAGGCCTGACGTGTAACGAATCACAGCGACGTTATTTCTCCAAATTCGGTCGTCGATTTACAGGCTTAAAAGCTATTTTCGGCGGGATAACGTTACTGAGATTCGTTAGAATTTACATCTCTTCATTATCACTCTAATAAGGTTCGGTAGAATGTTGGAGCTATTGGTAGCGAGGAGCGAGGGAAAATCCCTCGAAAAAAGGGAAGAAAAGTACATTGGAGGAACCAACAAAATAAAAAATAAGCTCTTGCTCCCATACGGATGGTGAATCCGCAGAGAACAAGAACTTATTTTGGCAAGAAACCTTATCATCAAAAATAAAGTAAGAACATTTAACGTAAGCTGGTTAGTGTGTCAGGGTTGTCCATTCCACACCTTCAGGAAGCAGGGCCGCAATGCGGTCTTTGGCTTCCTTTTTGGTATACAGCGATTCATCGAGAATGACCGCGGAACCGGAATCCGTGCTTGTCCGAATCAGACGTCCGAGACCTTGCTTCACACGCAGGAGCATATACGGAAGATCGATCTCTTCGTATGGTGCTGCCGACGCACTGCGTTTTGCATTGAAGACAGGGTCCTGTGGCGGATACGGGAGCGACCAGATCATGACATTGGATAATGATGGGCCTGGCACGTCCAGTCCTTCCCACAGATTAACGGAGCACAACACACTCTCCTCATCCTGCTGGAACGCTGCGATCAGATCACTGATCTCCCGGTCGCCTTCGTACATAAAGCGCAAACCTTCTGCTTCAGGTACATGAACGATGTCCTGCTTGAATGCCCGTAGTTCTTCCATCGTACGGAACAGAATCAGCGCACGTCCTCCACTCTCCTGAAGCATGGACACCGCGTCCCGCATACGATTTTCGTTCTCCGGGTGACCCGGTACAGCTTCATTGGTAATTTTCATCTTCATTTTGTCCGCATAATCATACGGAGAAGCCACCGAGAATGATACAAAATCATCAATACCAAGGCTGTCCGCCACATAACGGAATGAACTGTCCACAGATAACGTGGCAGAGGAGAACACGATTGGAATACCTGTGTTGAACACACGCTCGTTCAGCATTTCCTTCACAGTACGCGGCATGATCGATAAGGTCGTCTCATCCTCGCTCTCTTCCGCCCAACAGATGTAACCATCTTCCTTGCGGAACAAGGCAAGCGCAGACTGAATCATATCGAGATGTTCTTCCACGACACGCATCTGGTAACCATCCAGCGAGAACAATCCGCTCTCAAATACCAATTCTTCGCCGATCGCATCCAGCACACTCGTCAGACGTTCAATCTCACGCAGCAGTGGCGGCTCTACCCGAACTTCTTTCCGTTCAGATCCCGGAATTGCCACCGTATACGTATCCAGCAACGCAAACAGACGCTCACTGCTCTCAATTGCTTCATCCACACGCTCCGCGAGGGATTCACGAATCTCTCCTTCAAGCAGGCGAGTCACGAGCTCCTCGAAGATACGGTGTTTCAATTTGTAGCTCAGTGCGTTCAGGGCTGCTTCTTCCAGCAAATGCCCTTCATCAAATACAACCGAGCTGTGATCAGGCAACAGGGGCAATTGTCCCTCGCGTTTGCGCGCATCATAGGTCCATACATGCTCCATGTAATAATCATGGGAACAGATGATGATGTCTTTGGAACGTCGGTAATGGTCACGTGACAGCGTTAGGCCACAGCGTTGACGTTTTGGACATACAAAACAATCCTGGAACGGGTCCCAGTTGATTTTGTTCCACTGACGATCGTTCAGATGCGGATATTGTTTGCGGTCACCATACGGATGGAAAGCCTGAAGTGTACCCGGCGTATTCACAAAATCCGGAAGGCTCTCATGCACTTCTTCAATAACAGGCGCATCCTCATCTGCGAACCGCACAGCACTTAATTTGTTCAGACAGACGTATTGGTCCGGTGATTTACCAAGACGTGCATCCACTTCCAAATCCAAATGTGCAGCCAGCTTCGCAATATCTCCACCAGGCTTCACGAGCTGTTCAATCAAGGACTCATCGGCACAGGCGATCACTGCCGGTTTGCCCGTATAACGTGCATAACAGACCGCGTAGAGCAGATAGACTAACGTCTTACCTGTTCCGACACCGGCCTCAGCCATAATGGTCTTTTTATCTCCATAGGCCCGTTCGAGCTGGTACGCCATAAAAATCTGTTCATCCCGTACCTCGAAGCCGGACTCTGGCAAAATATCGTAAAAAACATCGGCAACCCATTCCCCGAGACGGGATACAAAAGGTTCAGCCGGATCATATGCAAAAGGATAACGTTGTGTAGACAATCCTAGGTCAGCCTCCATTCTTAGACGCGGTCCTCTTTCATTTTCCGTTCAAAAAAGGCCGCAGGGCAAAAGTTAATTATCTCACGCGATGAAGCGGGTGACAAGCTTTTTTTACGAGATTATTTGCGAGGTTTAATGTATAGAACCAATTTTCAGGGAAAATATATACAGGAATCCACTTTAAGGAAAGGCGGTGCTCCACTCCATGAATCATCAGTCTTCACAACCAGAGCATTCCTCAGACAAATCAGCTGAGACATTAACGGATCGACAAGGGCATCCCATTACGGACAATCAGAATGTACGAACCGTTGGCAGCCGGGGACCGACTACGCTGGAGAACTATCATTTTCTCGAAAAGATTACTCACTTCGACCGCGAACGTATTCCGGAACGTGTGGTCCATGCCCGCGGTGCTGGCGCTCATGGCATATTTGAAGCGTATGGAACAGCCGGGAGTGAACCAGTATCGAAGTACACACGTGCACGTCTATTTCAGGAAAAAGGCAAACAAACGCCCGTGTTCGTTCGCTTCTCTACCGTTATACATGGCGGACATTCACCGGAGACACTGCGGGACCCGCGCGGGTTTGCTGTAAAATTCTATACCGAAGATGGCAACTGGGATCTGGTGGGTAACAATCTGAAAATCTTTTTCATTCGTGACCCGCTTAAATTCCCGGATATGGTACATGCCTTTAAGCCAGACCCGTTGACCAATGCACAGGATATGGAGCGGTTTTTCGATTTTGTCTCACTAAGTCCTGAAGCTACCCATATGGTGACATTCCTCTTCTCTCCATGGGGCATTCCAGCGAATTATCGGCAGATGCAAGGCTCGGGCGTCAATACATATAAATGGGTCAATCAGGAAGGCAAGGGCGTACTCATCAAATACCACTGGGAACCGCTCAATCAAGGGATACGCAACCTGCTGCAAAAAGACGCAAGCGAGATTCAGGGACTGAACTTCAACCATGCGACGTTGGATCTGTATCACGCCATTGAACAAGGGGACTATCCCGAATGGGAGCTGTGCGTTCAAGTGATGGAAGACGGCGAGCATCCGGAGTTGGATTTCGACCCGCTGGACCCGACCAAGTTGTGGCCGCAGGAGCAGTTTCCTTTTCTACCTGTGGGCAAAATGACGTTGAATCGTAATCCCGAAGATTATTTCAATGAAGTGGAGCAAGCGGCGTTCGGCACAGGTGTCTTGGTGGACGGGTTGGATTTCTCAGATGACAAACTGCTGCAAGGACGGACCTTCTCCTATTCAGATACCCAGCGTCACCGGGTAGGTGCGAATTATCTGCAACTGCCTGTGAATGCGCCGAAAAATCGGGTGGCGACCAATCAGAGCGGCGGGCAGATGCAGTATCAAGTGGATCGGGCGCCGGGTCAAAATCCGCATGTGAACTATGAGCCTTCCTCGCTCGGTGGACTAAAGGAAGCGGCGCCACGTGGTAAGGAGCATGAACCATTGGTGGAGGGCAGGCTAGTGCGTGAGAAGATCGAACGTACGAATGATTTTGGTCAAGCCGGTGATACGTACCGGGCGTTCGAAGATTGGGAGCGGGATGAGCTGATCAGCAATATGGTTGGCGCATTGGCACAATGCAAACCGGATATTCGGGAGCGCATGATCTCTTATTTCACCCAAGCCGATGCAGATTACGGTCGTCGCGTCTCTGAAGGACTGGCCTCTGTACCAACCGATGATAGTGCGACGGTCCAACCGAAACATGAACCCAGTGTCGAGCAAGCAGAGAAACGCAGTCGTGAGACGAACGGATATTAAGGTGGATGGACAGCGTTTGGATCGCTGAGTCTGACACTGTTAGTACATTTGAGTATTTTGAGTAAGCAAATTACGTTCTGAATTAAGCATAGCCCTGATCGTCAAGTTGCCAGTTGCAGCTGCTATCAGGGCTTTTCCATGACTAGCTGGAGTGTAATCTCCACTTCAGGATACATGCAGCTATGTATTTTTAATTAAATGAAGTTCATATGAGTGGATCGAAGGTAAGACTTGTGCTCGGGGGATGGAAAAGCGTACTTCTCTACGTTCATTTCAGATGATCCTTCGTTAAATGAGAGCTATCACCCAATGGAAAGATTACATAATTCACGTGATATTACAGGCATTGGAAGCTTGCAGGCCTGACCTGCCTGCATGTAACTCCATCTGATCAGATGATTATTGATGATAACGCTTACAACATTTACCATAAAGCTGTGTCCTAGAGATTACATTTAACCAGCCGGCATGACCTATCTCATAGGTAACGGTCTGGTACACGGCTACCACATGCTCTTCATTCTATTCCCAATTAAACAAGGAGGTCTACGTAATGAAATTATTTCCATCCACATCCACTCATGTATCTGCACGATCTGCACGTTCTCTGAAGGAACGCTCCCTCAAATCCAAAATGGCCCATATCTGTCTGAGTGCCGCGTTCCCTCTATTATTGATTGGTGGTGGATCGGTTAGCGCGGCGGATGTAATCGAGAGCAGCTTGCAAAATAATCCGTCAGAAGCCGTGGCTACCTCAAGTGTGACACTTGCTGCGGGTGATCTCTATGTCTCCCCTAACGGCTCAGCCAGCAATCCAGGAACCATAAATAGTCCAACATCGCTGGCTAACGCATTGACCCAGATCGCCCCCGGCAAAACGATCTATTTGCGTGGCGGCACCTACAGCTTCTCGCAGACCATTACCATTGAACGTGGTAACAGCGGCACCTCCTCACAACGTAAAAATCTGGTGGCGTATGGATCGGAAAAACCAGTCTTTGATTTCTCCGCTCAAG belongs to Paenibacillus sp. FSL H8-0079 and includes:
- the cysK gene encoding cysteine synthase A → MDLNTHSIKQTTAHTGIAADVTELIGQTPAVKLNRLTDSDSADVYVKLEYFNPSGSVKDRAAYNLIVQAERAGHLLPGATIIEPTSGNTGIGLAMNAAAKGYKAILIMPDNMSKERINILKAYGADVVLTPAAERMPGAIRKAKELQADIPGSFIPQQFENQANPDIHRITTAPEIMQQMDGRLDAFIATAGTGGTITGTGEELRKQLPDIRIYAVEPKGSPVLSGGEPGPHKLVGTSPGFIPDILNTDVWDAIIQVSDEDALDTMRQLAAREGLLLGPSSGASVWASLRIAKELGPGHRVLCIAPDTGERYLSMGIF
- a CDS encoding ATP-dependent DNA helicase, with the protein product MSTQRYPFAYDPAEPFVSRLGEWVADVFYDILPESGFEVRDEQIFMAYQLERAYGDKKTIMAEAGVGTGKTLVYLLYAVCYARYTGKPAVIACADESLIEQLVKPGGDIAKLAAHLDLEVDARLGKSPDQYVCLNKLSAVRFADEDAPVIEEVHESLPDFVNTPGTLQAFHPYGDRKQYPHLNDRQWNKINWDPFQDCFVCPKRQRCGLTLSRDHYRRSKDIIICSHDYYMEHVWTYDARKREGQLPLLPDHSSVVFDEGHLLEEAALNALSYKLKHRIFEELVTRLLEGEIRESLAERVDEAIESSERLFALLDTYTVAIPGSERKEVRVEPPLLREIERLTSVLDAIGEELVFESGLFSLDGYQMRVVEEHLDMIQSALALFRKEDGYICWAEESEDETTLSIMPRTVKEMLNERVFNTGIPIVFSSATLSVDSSFRYVADSLGIDDFVSFSVASPYDYADKMKMKITNEAVPGHPENENRMRDAVSMLQESGGRALILFRTMEELRAFKQDIVHVPEAEGLRFMYEGDREISDLIAAFQQDEESVLCSVNLWEGLDVPGPSLSNVMIWSLPYPPQDPVFNAKRSASAAPYEEIDLPYMLLRVKQGLGRLIRTSTDSGSAVILDESLYTKKEAKDRIAALLPEGVEWTTLTH